In Salinibacterium sp. ZJ70, one DNA window encodes the following:
- a CDS encoding DUF805 domain-containing protein, translating into MSGTDAVIPPGWYPDAEVPGGQRWWDGMGWTDYRKSPAEVAASAPAYVAPVAPAAYMAPGVYAGGAYGVPVGPTPVIDPVTGQVPLWAPLYGATFAQAWTRFWRKYSDFTGRASRSEYWFASLGVIIVWFGAYFLFAILGGVGIAFLGGDSYAAPGVIITLLSLLFLAAYIAMIIPLIAVTIRRLHDAGYPGTYFLLGFIPFVGSILLIVFCVAESRPSGAIYDRPTS; encoded by the coding sequence ATGTCAGGAACCGATGCCGTCATCCCTCCCGGTTGGTACCCCGATGCGGAGGTCCCGGGCGGACAGCGCTGGTGGGACGGCATGGGATGGACCGACTACCGCAAATCGCCCGCGGAGGTCGCGGCCTCGGCGCCGGCATATGTCGCACCCGTCGCGCCTGCTGCGTACATGGCGCCCGGCGTCTACGCGGGTGGCGCCTATGGCGTGCCCGTCGGGCCCACGCCCGTCATCGACCCCGTGACGGGCCAGGTCCCCCTGTGGGCGCCCCTGTACGGTGCCACCTTCGCGCAGGCATGGACGCGCTTCTGGCGCAAGTACTCCGACTTCACGGGCCGCGCGTCGCGTTCGGAGTACTGGTTCGCCTCTCTCGGCGTCATCATCGTCTGGTTCGGCGCGTACTTCCTGTTCGCCATCCTCGGCGGCGTGGGTATCGCCTTCCTCGGCGGCGACTCCTACGCAGCTCCCGGAGTGATCATCACGCTGCTGAGTCTTCTGTTCCTCGCTGCATACATCGCGATGATCATCCCCCTGATCGCCGTGACGATCAGGCGCCTCCACGACGCGGGCTACCCGGGCACCTACTTCCTGCTGGGCTTCATCCCCTTCGTGGGCTCCATCCTGCTCATCGTGTTCTGCGTCGCCGAGTCGCGGCCGTCCGGCGCCATCTACGACCGCCCGACGTCCTGA
- a CDS encoding glycerophosphoryl diester phosphodiesterase membrane domain-containing protein, with protein sequence MTAHAVRVVRRGAWPLAAVLLVTQLAVAVWAAPGIRWLFGEAVRSAGGIGLDGGAGNVGLPLTAALLIATCAVTFVLVATQLLVLLVAVRRVRAGERLLSRDAVGELVRVMRRTGSPSGLLLAAYLLLLLPLTGLGFVSVLTKAVAVPGYVTAEITSTIPGVIGYGAALIVLGVVSTRLALTLPLFVVEEVSAARAMALSWRLTRGRPDALLTVACLSGLLLGGVVAILLAIVAVVPTAVADLIAPEASIWVAAAGLGLAEVAAVAVGGFAVLLLASGLLELLARGRPHPRVTPTAPATPPMAVWRTLLTPAIIIAAMIGGATAVNVPAMRVLASQPDTLIGVEADASATAEDSIAAAAPEGADVTVRIASADQPSEHAVALLREAIESGDDPRRLIVASPDERVIRELSREHPEAMTAIVLAHPALSIPRTAADAVLITHASATSELVASAHDAGLGVIVAETPVDAVHALVRDGTDVILAADPVAAARERDAIAEESGLAAALVDIVFRFVVIF encoded by the coding sequence GTGACCGCACATGCAGTCCGAGTCGTCCGCCGCGGCGCCTGGCCCCTCGCCGCGGTGCTTCTGGTGACGCAGCTCGCAGTCGCCGTGTGGGCTGCGCCCGGCATCCGCTGGCTCTTCGGAGAGGCCGTGCGCTCCGCCGGGGGAATCGGACTCGACGGCGGTGCCGGCAACGTCGGCCTTCCGCTCACGGCGGCCCTGCTCATCGCGACGTGCGCCGTCACCTTCGTGCTCGTCGCGACCCAGCTTCTCGTTCTGCTCGTCGCCGTCCGGCGGGTTCGCGCCGGGGAACGACTTCTCAGCCGTGACGCAGTGGGCGAACTCGTGCGCGTCATGCGCCGCACCGGCAGCCCCTCCGGGCTGCTGCTGGCCGCCTACCTGCTTCTGCTGCTTCCCCTCACTGGCCTCGGGTTCGTCTCGGTGCTCACCAAGGCGGTAGCCGTGCCGGGATACGTGACCGCCGAGATCACCTCGACGATTCCCGGAGTCATCGGCTACGGTGCCGCGCTCATCGTGCTCGGCGTCGTGAGCACCCGGCTGGCGCTGACGCTCCCGCTCTTCGTCGTCGAGGAGGTGTCGGCCGCCCGCGCCATGGCGCTCAGCTGGCGCCTCACTCGCGGCCGACCCGACGCCTTGCTCACGGTCGCGTGCCTCAGCGGACTGCTCCTCGGCGGTGTGGTCGCCATCCTTCTCGCGATCGTCGCGGTCGTGCCCACCGCGGTCGCCGACCTCATCGCACCTGAGGCATCCATCTGGGTGGCAGCCGCGGGTCTCGGCCTCGCAGAGGTCGCAGCCGTCGCCGTCGGAGGGTTCGCGGTGCTTCTGCTCGCATCCGGCCTCCTCGAGCTGCTGGCGCGCGGGCGGCCTCATCCGCGTGTCACGCCTACGGCGCCGGCCACTCCACCCATGGCGGTGTGGCGCACGCTGCTCACTCCCGCGATCATCATCGCCGCGATGATCGGCGGGGCGACCGCCGTCAACGTGCCCGCGATGCGGGTGCTCGCGTCGCAGCCCGACACGTTGATCGGCGTCGAAGCGGATGCGAGCGCGACAGCCGAGGACTCGATCGCCGCTGCCGCACCGGAAGGCGCCGACGTCACCGTCCGCATCGCGTCCGCGGATCAGCCCTCAGAGCACGCCGTTGCGCTGCTGCGTGAGGCGATCGAGTCGGGGGACGACCCTCGTCGCCTCATCGTGGCGAGCCCCGACGAGCGCGTCATCCGCGAGCTCTCTCGCGAGCATCCCGAGGCGATGACGGCGATCGTGCTCGCACACCCAGCCCTCAGCATCCCGCGCACCGCAGCCGACGCGGTCCTCATCACGCATGCGTCCGCGACGTCCGAGCTGGTCGCGTCGGCGCACGATGCGGGCCTCGGCGTCATCGTGGCCGAGACCCCCGTCGACGCGGTGCACGCGCTCGTGCGCGACGGCACGGATGTCATCCTCGCCGCCGACCCGGTCGCCGCGGCGCGCGAGCGCGACGCGATCGCCGAGGAGTCGGGACTCGCGGCCGCCCTCGTCGACATCGTGTTCCGGTTCGTCGTGATCTTCTGA
- a CDS encoding oxygenase MpaB family protein, whose product MPEKSHPINAPREDDGHFGPDSVSWKVFADPSARLGGMAGLLLQALNPHMMRLFINATVAHSDPAGRDERTGRYLDTITFGDRAHADAAATSVRRMHDRAVWEDPRTGQVLRATEPAWIDWTHNSLIYGLLQAADAFGLDLTEEEQDRFIVEQHIAAELMGSEAARLPASRAELDAYVDEQKDWVSLSLPAAEVTRTLRAPILRGNPIKVYTSVVIQDGVLSILPDWARLLYGIEGRPMNLRAAARTTKRMIGVARRSSAYSDVITSITTRIDDHPYRKVRTAK is encoded by the coding sequence GTGCCCGAGAAGTCCCATCCGATCAACGCCCCCCGTGAAGACGACGGACATTTCGGCCCCGACAGCGTCTCCTGGAAGGTGTTCGCCGACCCGTCGGCACGTCTCGGCGGCATGGCCGGTCTGCTCCTCCAGGCTCTCAACCCGCACATGATGCGCCTCTTCATCAACGCCACCGTCGCTCACAGCGATCCCGCAGGGCGCGACGAGCGCACCGGTCGCTACCTCGACACGATCACCTTCGGCGACCGCGCCCACGCCGATGCCGCCGCAACCTCCGTGCGACGCATGCACGATCGCGCCGTGTGGGAGGACCCGCGCACCGGACAGGTTCTCCGGGCCACCGAACCGGCGTGGATCGACTGGACGCACAACTCGCTCATCTACGGCCTCCTTCAGGCTGCCGACGCCTTCGGCCTCGACCTCACCGAGGAGGAGCAGGACCGCTTCATCGTCGAGCAGCACATCGCCGCCGAGCTCATGGGCTCCGAAGCCGCCCGCCTCCCCGCCTCGCGTGCCGAACTCGACGCCTACGTCGACGAGCAGAAGGACTGGGTGTCGCTCTCACTCCCGGCCGCCGAGGTCACCCGCACACTCCGCGCCCCGATCCTGCGCGGCAACCCCATCAAGGTGTACACCTCCGTCGTCATCCAGGACGGCGTGCTCTCCATCCTCCCCGACTGGGCGCGCCTGCTCTACGGCATCGAGGGCCGCCCGATGAACCTGCGAGCAGCGGCACGCACGACGAAGCGGATGATCGGGGTCGCCCGACGCTCTTCGGCCTACTCCGACGTCATCACCAGCATCACGACGCGCATCGACGACCACCCGTACCGCAAGGTTCGCACCGCGAAGTGA
- a CDS encoding diacylglycerol kinase family protein, translated as MAVVWNPSKSTSREELEDALNASLPDGVALPIVSWWETTVEDAGQGVTREAVAVGADVVVAAGGDGTVRAVSEALAELDDPPPFGIVPLGTGNLLARNLDVPLNDPRAAFERVLGGEGRLIDVAWAEIGAGVTSSRHAFVVMAGFGIDAHMITETDDELKAKAGWLAYVESLGRAVDASASLDLEVSIDGEPMRHERAHTVLIGSCGAVQGGITLLPDADPSDGELDVAMLRAEGVLGWLDTMRSVVWENGVKRQLFGVTEAESTESVWHTRATAIEIRLSEPRVFEIDGDELGEVDRVSVTIQPGAVRVL; from the coding sequence ATGGCTGTGGTGTGGAACCCGTCGAAGTCGACGAGTCGCGAGGAGTTGGAAGACGCGCTCAATGCCTCGCTGCCCGATGGGGTGGCCCTTCCCATCGTGAGCTGGTGGGAGACGACCGTCGAGGACGCGGGTCAGGGCGTCACGCGAGAAGCTGTCGCCGTGGGCGCGGATGTCGTCGTGGCGGCCGGGGGCGATGGCACAGTTCGGGCGGTCAGTGAGGCGCTCGCGGAGCTCGATGACCCGCCCCCGTTCGGAATCGTGCCGCTCGGCACGGGCAACCTGCTGGCGCGCAATCTGGACGTGCCGCTCAACGACCCTCGGGCGGCGTTCGAGCGCGTGCTCGGGGGAGAGGGGCGGCTCATCGACGTCGCGTGGGCGGAGATCGGCGCGGGCGTCACATCGAGCAGGCACGCGTTCGTCGTGATGGCTGGCTTCGGCATCGACGCGCACATGATCACCGAGACGGACGATGAGCTGAAGGCGAAGGCCGGCTGGCTCGCCTATGTGGAGTCGCTCGGGCGTGCGGTGGACGCGAGTGCCTCGCTCGACCTCGAGGTCTCGATCGATGGAGAGCCGATGCGGCACGAACGTGCGCACACGGTGCTCATCGGAAGCTGCGGCGCCGTCCAGGGCGGAATCACGCTCCTGCCGGATGCCGACCCCTCGGATGGCGAACTCGACGTGGCGATGCTGCGCGCCGAGGGTGTGCTCGGCTGGCTGGACACGATGCGCTCGGTTGTGTGGGAGAACGGCGTCAAGCGGCAGCTGTTCGGGGTGACGGAGGCAGAGAGCACCGAGAGCGTGTGGCACACGCGCGCGACCGCCATCGAGATCCGGCTGAGCGAACCGCGGGTGTTCGAGATCGACGGGGATGAGCTCGGCGAGGTCGACCGCGTGAGCGTCACCATCCAGCCGGGGGCGGTGCGGGTGCTGTGA
- a CDS encoding ABC transporter permease subunit — MRNLLPLVTRALGESWRGLIAWAVGVVAVLVLYLPLYPSIGGSRELQGILDSLPPELIAALGYDQISTGAGYTQSTFFGLVGFVVLVVAATAWGSSLIAGDWESGRLELDLAHGVGRVRVVLEAALTVLVKLVLLLAITVAVILVLDEPFELEIETGNLLAAAVGTTGLAYLSAAVALLVGAVTGRRSLAATGGALIAAIGYVMQALAKQSADLEWLGAWSPYLWVNDPVPLIDGWNSIGFAKVWGLGLLFVAGAALVLRRRDIT, encoded by the coding sequence ATGCGTAACCTGCTGCCGCTCGTCACCCGCGCGCTCGGCGAGTCGTGGCGAGGACTGATCGCCTGGGCCGTCGGCGTTGTCGCGGTGCTCGTCCTCTATCTGCCCCTGTACCCGAGCATCGGGGGATCCCGTGAGCTGCAGGGCATCCTCGACAGCCTGCCCCCGGAGCTCATCGCGGCTCTCGGCTACGACCAGATCTCAACCGGTGCGGGCTACACGCAGAGCACCTTCTTCGGGCTGGTCGGTTTCGTGGTCCTGGTCGTCGCCGCGACCGCGTGGGGTTCGTCACTGATCGCCGGGGACTGGGAGTCGGGCCGGCTTGAGCTCGACCTGGCCCACGGGGTGGGTCGCGTGCGGGTGGTGCTCGAGGCGGCGCTCACCGTGCTGGTGAAGCTGGTGCTGCTTCTCGCCATCACGGTCGCGGTCATTCTGGTGCTGGACGAGCCGTTCGAGCTCGAGATCGAAACCGGCAACCTGCTCGCCGCCGCGGTCGGTACCACCGGGCTCGCGTACCTCAGCGCCGCAGTTGCGCTGCTGGTCGGCGCGGTCACCGGTCGCCGCTCCCTGGCCGCGACCGGTGGCGCGCTCATCGCCGCCATCGGCTACGTGATGCAGGCACTCGCGAAGCAGTCCGCGGACCTCGAGTGGCTCGGTGCGTGGTCGCCCTACCTGTGGGTCAATGACCCGGTGCCGCTGATCGACGGCTGGAACAGTATCGGTTTCGCGAAGGTGTGGGGCCTCGGGCTGTTGTTCGTTGCGGGCGCCGCGCTCGTTCTGAGGCGCCGCGACATCACGTAG
- a CDS encoding ABC transporter ATP-binding protein — MNAATVYATGLRKSFGSFEALRGVELTVRPGTVFGLIGPNGSGKSTTLKILLDLLRPSAGEVRVLGESPLQGGARMRTRIGYLPGDLRLRGHSTGRRLLRFYAGVSGRVDDRYVEQLAERLGLDLDRRIGSLSKGNKQKLGLVQAFMHRPELLVLDEPTSGLDPLVQREFHRMLAEACAAGQTVLLSSHVLSEVQNAAHEVAVLSEGRVIAAGDVDALRLRSLRRVNAGIATSDRASTEAAIRRETALAQLRIEPDPVGLRLTGTSHGEIGPLVAALARFEIRDLALEEPDLEESVLHLYGEGGQDGRHA; from the coding sequence GTGAACGCCGCGACCGTGTACGCGACGGGTCTGCGGAAATCGTTCGGCTCGTTCGAGGCGCTGCGCGGGGTGGAGCTCACCGTGCGACCGGGCACGGTGTTCGGGCTCATCGGCCCGAACGGTTCGGGCAAGAGCACCACGCTGAAGATCCTGCTCGACCTGCTGCGGCCCAGCGCGGGGGAGGTGCGAGTGCTCGGCGAGTCGCCCCTTCAGGGCGGGGCCCGGATGCGCACACGAATCGGCTACCTGCCCGGCGACCTTCGCCTGCGCGGGCACAGCACGGGTCGCCGCCTGCTGCGCTTCTACGCCGGGGTCTCGGGGCGCGTGGACGACCGCTACGTCGAGCAGCTCGCGGAACGTCTGGGTCTCGATCTCGACCGCAGGATCGGCTCTCTCTCGAAGGGCAACAAGCAGAAGCTCGGCCTCGTGCAGGCTTTCATGCACCGCCCCGAGCTGCTGGTGCTCGACGAGCCCACGAGCGGCCTCGACCCGCTCGTGCAGCGCGAGTTCCACCGGATGTTGGCGGAGGCGTGCGCCGCGGGGCAGACCGTGCTCCTGAGTTCTCACGTGCTGAGCGAGGTGCAGAACGCCGCGCACGAGGTCGCGGTCCTGAGCGAAGGTCGCGTGATCGCCGCGGGAGATGTCGATGCGCTGCGGCTCAGGTCGCTCCGACGGGTCAACGCCGGCATAGCCACGAGCGATCGGGCGTCGACCGAGGCCGCGATCCGCCGGGAGACCGCGCTCGCACAGCTGCGGATCGAGCCGGATCCGGTCGGTCTGCGGCTCACCGGCACAAGCCATGGGGAGATCGGCCCGCTCGTCGCGGCGCTGGCCCGCTTCGAGATCCGCGATCTCGCGCTCGAGGAGCCCGACCTCGAGGAGTCGGTGCTGCACCTCTACGGCGAGGGCGGACAGGATGGGCGCCATGCGTAA
- a CDS encoding ammonium transporter, translating to MESGNYAWAITATALVLLMTPGVAFFYGGLVKAKSVVSMMMMSFGSLGLVSVLWILYGSSMSATTGPFDFAGNPFANFAFAGGYDNETLIGATYGATFAIITVALISGAIADRAKFGSWLIFAGIFATLVYFPVAAWVWGGGWLYSWSELTGLPAVIDYAGGTVVHINAGAAALALALVLGKRIGFQKGIQKPHNVPLTLLGAAILWFGWFGFNAGAEWLNNLEGVGLIVINTLGATAAAILGWLVVEKVKDGKPTSVGAGSGAVAGLVAITPSCANLEPGWALLLGLIAGAVCALAIELKFKLGFDDSLDVVGIHLVGGLIGTLYLGFFAIGTGLFVGGDAGQLVSQLVPALAVAIYSFAVAWIVGFAIEKTIGFRIKSEDELAGVDTVVHGEEGYALID from the coding sequence ATGGAAAGCGGCAACTACGCCTGGGCCATCACGGCCACAGCGCTCGTGCTGTTGATGACGCCCGGCGTCGCGTTCTTCTATGGCGGTCTCGTCAAGGCGAAGAGCGTCGTCAGCATGATGATGATGAGCTTCGGCTCCCTCGGCCTCGTGAGCGTCCTCTGGATCCTCTACGGCTCGAGCATGTCGGCCACCACGGGACCCTTCGACTTCGCCGGCAACCCGTTCGCGAACTTCGCGTTCGCGGGCGGCTACGACAACGAGACCCTCATCGGCGCGACCTACGGTGCGACCTTCGCGATCATCACCGTCGCGCTCATCTCGGGTGCGATCGCCGACCGCGCCAAGTTCGGTTCGTGGCTGATCTTCGCCGGCATCTTCGCGACTCTCGTGTACTTCCCGGTCGCGGCGTGGGTGTGGGGTGGCGGCTGGCTCTACAGCTGGTCGGAGCTCACGGGTCTCCCCGCCGTCATCGACTACGCAGGTGGCACCGTCGTGCACATCAACGCCGGTGCTGCCGCTCTCGCGCTGGCACTCGTCCTCGGAAAGCGCATCGGCTTCCAGAAGGGCATCCAGAAGCCCCACAACGTGCCGCTGACGCTCCTGGGTGCCGCAATCCTCTGGTTCGGCTGGTTCGGATTCAATGCCGGAGCGGAATGGCTCAACAACCTCGAGGGCGTCGGCCTCATCGTCATCAACACGCTGGGTGCGACTGCTGCGGCGATCCTCGGCTGGCTGGTCGTCGAGAAGGTCAAGGACGGCAAGCCCACCTCGGTGGGCGCCGGCTCCGGTGCCGTCGCCGGTCTCGTCGCGATCACCCCGTCGTGCGCCAACCTCGAACCCGGCTGGGCCCTCCTCCTCGGTCTCATCGCCGGTGCGGTGTGCGCTCTCGCGATCGAACTCAAGTTCAAGCTCGGCTTCGACGACTCGCTCGACGTGGTGGGCATCCACCTCGTGGGCGGTCTCATCGGAACGCTCTACCTCGGTTTCTTCGCCATCGGAACGGGCCTCTTCGTCGGCGGCGACGCCGGTCAGCTGGTCTCGCAGCTCGTCCCGGCTCTCGCCGTCGCGATCTACTCCTTCGCTGTCGCGTGGATCGTCGGCTTCGCGATCGAGAAGACCATCGGCTTCCGCATCAAGAGCGAGGACGAGCTCGCCGGTGTCGACACGGTCGTTCACGGCGAGGAGGGCTACGCCCTGATCGATTGA
- the zapE gene encoding cell division protein ZapE, with protein sequence MSGAELAASLVPPRQFEGATLDSYRPDPDFPSQGEAVARMREFAEVMRGGGGGRGFFGRRKSPEAKPGVYLDGGFGVGKTHLLAALWQLAPGRKYFGTFIEYTALVGALGYAQAVALMKGASFVAIDEFELDDPGDTMMMTRLLGELAAGGTRIAATSNTPPNALGEGRFAAVDFLREIQALSDRFDIMRIDGHDYRRRDVEGHAAVTPDAEIPGALAALGGATTIDDFDALLKHLSRVHPSRYVRIVDGLAGIGLRGVRTLTDQADALRFVAFVDRLYDEQVRVFASGVPLDDVFGVDMLAGGYRKKYLRAISRLIALSS encoded by the coding sequence ATGAGCGGCGCCGAATTGGCCGCGTCTCTGGTGCCGCCGCGCCAGTTCGAGGGCGCGACGCTCGACAGCTACCGCCCTGACCCGGACTTCCCGTCGCAGGGCGAGGCTGTCGCGCGGATGCGCGAGTTCGCGGAGGTCATGCGCGGAGGCGGAGGCGGGCGTGGCTTCTTCGGGCGTCGGAAGTCGCCCGAGGCGAAGCCCGGCGTCTACCTCGACGGCGGTTTCGGCGTCGGCAAGACCCACCTTCTCGCAGCTCTCTGGCAGCTCGCGCCCGGCCGCAAGTACTTCGGCACCTTCATCGAGTACACGGCGCTCGTCGGCGCGCTCGGCTACGCGCAGGCAGTGGCTCTCATGAAGGGTGCCTCGTTCGTGGCGATCGACGAGTTCGAGCTCGACGATCCGGGCGACACGATGATGATGACCCGGCTCCTCGGAGAGCTCGCGGCAGGGGGCACGCGCATCGCGGCGACGTCCAACACCCCGCCGAACGCCCTCGGTGAGGGCCGCTTCGCCGCAGTCGACTTCCTGCGCGAGATCCAGGCGCTCTCCGATCGATTCGACATCATGCGCATCGACGGACACGACTATCGCCGCCGCGACGTCGAAGGGCACGCCGCCGTCACGCCCGATGCCGAGATCCCCGGCGCGCTCGCGGCGCTCGGCGGGGCGACGACGATCGACGACTTCGACGCGCTCCTCAAGCACCTTTCGCGCGTGCACCCGTCTCGCTACGTCCGCATCGTCGACGGGCTCGCCGGCATCGGTCTGCGTGGCGTGCGCACCCTCACGGATCAGGCGGATGCTCTGCGCTTCGTCGCGTTCGTCGACCGCCTCTACGACGAGCAGGTGCGCGTGTTCGCATCCGGTGTGCCGCTCGATGACGTCTTCGGCGTGGACATGCTCGCGGGCGGATACCGCAAGAAGTACCTGCGCGCCATCTCTCGGCTGATCGCGCTGAGCAGCTGA
- a CDS encoding sulfurtransferase, protein MAVASDPNPAFAEFAHPERLVSTEWLAEHLGEPGLVVVESDEDVLLYETGHIEGAVKIDWHTDLNDPVERDYLDGEGFAKLLGSKGISRDDTVVIYGDKNNWWAAYALWVFTLFGHEDVRLLDGGRAKWEAEGRPYTTEVPVREAVEYPVVERDDATVRAFKEDVLAHLGNPLIDVRSPEEYVGERTTAPAYPEEGTLRAGHIPSAQSVPWGKAVAENGTFKTKSELDAIYRDGAGLQDGDSVIAYCRIGERSSHTWFVLTHLLGFEGVRNYDGSWTEWGSAVRVPIVRGTEPGEVPAR, encoded by the coding sequence ATGGCCGTCGCATCTGACCCGAATCCCGCCTTCGCCGAGTTCGCGCACCCCGAGCGCCTCGTGAGCACCGAATGGCTCGCCGAGCACCTGGGCGAGCCCGGACTCGTGGTGGTGGAATCCGACGAAGACGTGCTGCTGTACGAGACCGGCCACATCGAGGGTGCCGTCAAGATCGACTGGCACACCGACCTCAACGACCCGGTGGAGCGCGACTACCTCGACGGCGAGGGCTTCGCGAAGCTCCTGGGTTCGAAGGGCATCAGCCGCGACGACACGGTCGTCATCTACGGCGACAAGAACAACTGGTGGGCTGCGTACGCCCTCTGGGTGTTCACGCTGTTCGGCCACGAGGACGTGCGACTTCTCGACGGCGGCCGCGCGAAGTGGGAGGCCGAGGGCCGCCCCTACACGACCGAGGTCCCCGTGCGCGAGGCCGTCGAGTACCCCGTCGTCGAGCGCGACGACGCCACGGTGCGCGCCTTCAAGGAGGACGTGCTCGCCCACCTCGGCAACCCGCTCATCGACGTGCGCTCCCCCGAGGAGTACGTGGGCGAGCGCACCACCGCGCCCGCCTACCCCGAGGAGGGCACCCTCCGCGCTGGTCACATCCCGAGCGCCCAGAGCGTGCCGTGGGGCAAGGCCGTCGCCGAGAACGGCACCTTCAAGACCAAGTCCGAGCTCGACGCGATCTACCGCGACGGCGCGGGCCTCCAGGATGGCGACTCCGTCATCGCGTACTGCCGCATCGGCGAGCGATCGAGCCACACCTGGTTCGTGCTCACCCACCTGCTCGGCTTCGAGGGCGTGCGCAACTACGACGGATCGTGGACCGAGTGGGGCAGCGCCGTGCGTGTGCCGATCGTCCGCGGCACCGAGCCCGGCGAGGTGCCTGCCCGCTGA
- a CDS encoding SufE family protein: protein MTEALPEKLVEIREDFLALTQQERLQLLLEFANELPELPQRFADHPDLLERVEECQSPVFIFVEIDDDRIVHLHATAPKEAPTTRGFASILVQGLAGLTVEQVLAVPSDYPLTIGLTEAVSPLRIRGMSGLLGRTQRQVRERTA, encoded by the coding sequence ATGACCGAGGCACTACCCGAGAAGCTCGTCGAGATCCGCGAGGACTTCCTCGCCCTCACGCAGCAGGAGCGACTGCAGCTGCTTCTGGAGTTCGCCAACGAGCTCCCGGAGCTACCGCAGCGATTCGCCGATCACCCGGACCTGCTGGAGCGCGTCGAGGAGTGCCAGTCGCCGGTGTTCATCTTCGTCGAGATCGATGATGACCGGATCGTCCACCTGCACGCGACGGCGCCGAAGGAGGCCCCGACGACGCGCGGCTTCGCGTCGATCCTCGTGCAGGGTCTCGCGGGCCTCACGGTCGAGCAGGTGCTCGCAGTGCCCTCCGACTACCCGCTCACGATCGGACTCACCGAAGCGGTGAGCCCGCTGCGGATCCGCGGAATGTCGGGGCTGCTCGGGCGCACGCAGCGTCAGGTGCGGGAACGCACCGCGTGA
- a CDS encoding dihydrofolate reductase family protein — protein sequence MILTPVLPRPGAPLEVGAPETREVLRELYRRAPGAPGVRVNIITSVDGSVQGADGTSESLSNRADRAILGAIRAESDVVLVGAATIRTEGYLLPRTARLAIVASGDLSGARVGDEHDPAKILILAPESARDRVHATLAAPHTFVEVRADAHDRVDLRAALDALRLHGAESVVCEGGPQLIGQLMDADLVGELCISTSPTWMSGGAPLLAAGARRGAPLQLASLLTDDAGGIYARWILSA from the coding sequence GTGATCCTCACGCCCGTGCTTCCGCGCCCGGGTGCGCCTCTCGAGGTCGGTGCGCCCGAGACGCGCGAGGTGCTCCGCGAGCTCTACCGGCGCGCGCCGGGCGCCCCGGGTGTGCGGGTCAACATCATCACGAGTGTCGACGGCAGCGTGCAGGGGGCCGACGGCACATCCGAGTCCCTCTCGAATCGCGCCGACCGCGCCATCCTGGGTGCGATCCGCGCCGAGAGCGATGTCGTCCTCGTGGGCGCGGCGACGATCCGCACCGAGGGGTATCTGCTGCCGCGCACGGCGCGACTCGCGATCGTCGCGTCGGGAGATCTGAGCGGAGCCCGCGTCGGCGACGAGCACGATCCCGCGAAGATCCTCATCCTCGCGCCCGAGTCGGCGCGCGATCGCGTGCACGCCACACTCGCCGCTCCGCACACCTTCGTCGAGGTGCGCGCGGATGCCCACGATCGCGTCGACCTGCGCGCCGCGCTGGACGCACTGCGCCTGCACGGTGCCGAATCGGTGGTCTGCGAGGGCGGCCCTCAGCTCATCGGCCAGCTCATGGACGCCGACCTCGTGGGCGAGCTGTGCATCTCGACGAGTCCGACGTGGATGAGCGGAGGCGCGCCGCTGCTCGCCGCCGGAGCCCGCCGCGGAGCTCCCCTGCAGCTCGCGAGCCTCCTGACCGACGACGCCGGCGGAATCTACGCGCGCTGGATCCTGTCCGCCTGA